The segment AAAATGAGTATTAAGAATTAGGGTTCCTGAAAATGATCGCAGGGTAAGAACCCCGGAGCATTTCAATAACTAAACTGGAATCAGCTCCCTcccattttcattcttttaaccTCTAATAGCCACGTAAGCCAAAAaaactcaaacaaaataaatttaattcatgtgtCACGACTCATACTCActactattttataattttaaaaataatataagaaatactttttaaattatattttttatttttaaaagtatcaaaTATGATTTCTGATTCCAATTATGTTTTTCTgcttttaaaagcaaaaaggaaacaaaaatctattGATGTGTaacaaccaaaagaaaaacatttttgtagaatttgtttaagaaattttgattataaaattttttattatttttttatgttatcatTCATAATTTATTAGCATCTAAATACATGTCATAGTGAAGTACGCATGATATATTCATTTCAATGTAAAATAGAGATgggtaataagtaaaaaaaatgaaaagaaaaaagacaagcTTAAAAGGAAGAGTATAACATTGAACAATTTCCCTATTCTCATATTGAATTATATCAATTTACAAAAtctattattttcaaagaataatcatctatatatttagttattttaaaacttcatcGCACCTCTTATTTTATTCTCTTCATAACTTTCAATGGATAACccttcaagtttttttttatttttcttgtttctttttattagagttgtttttctcgTTTCTTTTTATTCGAGTAGGGTGAGTATCCAAGTCTGACTGATCCAACTCAATCCAACCAAATAAGAGATTAGGAAAGCAATTTTTAGGAGTTGGAATGGTTAAAAACTATCTAGAAACCATCCTagtaaagataataataaaaaatgagagatcCCTCTCTCATTTTTTACTAGAAATATCCGAGAATTCGAGAAGAAAAATtctctataaataaaaataaaagggaaaggTTTTtgtgttgtaaaacaaagtaattttcaattttgactCTTGATAGAATCCAAAGAAGAGGATGGCAGCTCCCGAataggtgttttttgtgtgcttgTGAAGAGGAAAGTGTGGaccatttacttattcattgtacagtggctagGGTTCTTTGGGACTTGGTGTTGGGCTTAGTTGGGGTCAAATGGGTGTTCCCTtatactgtaaaggaggttttatatagttgggggggttcttttgtggggaaaaagaagaaaaaattctggaattccattccattattcattttttggatggtgtggaaggaaagaaatagattagcctttagggggggagTACTAGTTATTCAGaggtttaaattttcttttgtttgttatatctggggttgggctaaattgtatatggaAGAGGAGCCGCATTCCCTTTTAGATTTCCTGGAGTGGCTTGCCTCCAGATGAGGgatggtttgttttttggtctttttgccTGTTTTGGCTGGTTTTCTTTGTATACGTCCTGTATACGTTGAGGTTTTTTGCCTCTTTAATGAATTgtgtttgcctataaaaaaaaaaacaaagtaattttcaattttaatgtgGATCTATTCACAACTTAAGCTAAAGAATTGAACAATAAAACAACTACTTTTTACGTTTTGGGCAATGGAAAAAGGTAATCACAAGTTTTCCCACACTTTCCCaagaaaaaatcatattaattcaataaatttccCCATAATACATCACCCAAGCAATACCATTGTCGCTCCCAATTCCAAAGCATCAAAGATGGTCCCACACATATCTTAAAATCTACTTTATGTTCATTCTTACATAAATGTCAATATTCCAAACAAcgcttcaaaaaaaaatatatatttgtgttATACAATCTATTTcggggttttaaattttatgcaCTGTTTTATTGTTGTTCATATATAGTATACTACAATAATGTTATTATTCGGGGAAAATAAAAGTGTTCCATGgttaattttttgtaaatttaaattataaatttattttaattttataatttcttccTAGTACTAGGTTATAAAAAGGATAAAGTACAGAAAGTATGGGCTTGATTCAATGTGGTTGAtttctctttctattttaaatatcataaaattttaaagatatgtTTCGAGCTGACTAGAAAATAGGTCGTATGCTTGGCTCTTTtttacaatcaaaatgaaacgACAAACTTTAAAATTCTTTGTTGAAGATATGTTTTGAAAGATaaattcaaaattgactttcacaaaatatcaaattatgtAAAATTGTTTAGTCATATAAAttggaaatgttttttaaaaataataaaattaaaaattattctacttttttttcaaaattagtcttaaattttccttttacCATGTTTTTGAATTAGTTTAGGTGGGATATCATAGGAAGAAGGGTTTATAACAACGGGTAATGATCACAACTAAAGGTTAGAAATGATATGAATATGACATGTTATGTAACCCATTTAATAGTTAGGTTATGATAGATCTTATTTGAGTCAATATGATTAACCTTTCACCTTGATATGTTCATAACATGATtgactaatttattttaaaatcaaattttaaataagttaaataagtaaTGGTTATAATCAAACCAaccaatataattattaaataggttaatttagatcaaatttgtattataaagataaaaattagaaaaaagacATGTTTATTAAATGTATTGAGATTAACACGAATTTGACTCAAACACAATTATACTCAACCTCAATCCATGAAAAATGTTTTAGGTTTGAAATATGTTGATAGATTTTATCAAACTTTATCATCCATAGTATTAACGAGAATCATACCTACTATTAAAATAGAGAAATCTCATTATCAACGATGAAAGTTGTAGGATTTCTGACACTACCAACTctcttaaaaacaattgttgTTAGGAAATGTGCATCTCctaaggggagttgatggatgTGTTCAATCCTTCGATATGCCAACAATCTTCCCCCAGTGACAGTCCTAGGGTTCAAACTTGTGATCTCGACTCTGGTACCACTTGTAGGACCTCAGACGCTAttaattctcctaaaaacaatTGTTATTAGAAAATACACATATCataaccttatagtgcattcatcCAAGCGCCCACGACCAACACGAGGGGAGTTGATGAACGCAATCAACCCTCCGATTTGccaacataaataataataaataaattagaaattaatatcattttttgatAAGATACTCTTAAAAGTACCTTTAAAAGAAATACATAAAAAGCATAACAACAtctaacatatatatatattattcttagCTAAGTTAAACTtatattcacataatttaagAAATGCATTACTAATAATATTGCCGGATATAgttcttcatttttcataaatctTAAACATTTCATTTCTAGGAGATCTACTATTCCATTGGAGTGCAAATTAGAATTTATGGCTTAAACAATGACATCATACATGGACAACAATTTGAACAAGCTATTTGTCATGCTATTAAATTGTTGTGCCATTGGAAGTTTCGATACAAACATATTAGTTCAAggatacaaaaataaaataattgcatAGAGAATTACGAGGTTTTACATTCACCCACAAATGAGAGAATATTTTCATTATAgcacaaaatattacaaaagacagaatcaaatataaatatggGTTCAAAGAACATTTCATATTTCTCCACTCCTTTATCCATACTTTGAGCCACAAGCCCATTGTTCCATCACCTTACATTTTTCCTTACATttgtaaagatatttttaacaatttttcttattttatagagaaatctaatattacaataatatatcaacttagaaaatattttacacaattttttttttcaaaactgaatctatactaattaggaatttggaaTGTTTTTCAACATAAACATTTCTTAACAAGCCATCTATAGAGTTATGTTACtaatcatgttttaaaatacaattattgGGTTGTTAAGGGAGTATTTCAAGTTTAAATACATAATGATAAGAATTTTATTATTCTAGACTTTATTTACTATAAAATCGATTGAGCTCCACTCACGACAAAAGGAGCCCCAAATTTGTGACTCCAACAATTTTttaatgacaataataaaaaataaaataaaaaatctttccCTGTGCTAACATTTAAGGCTAAGAGtctatttggtagtgattttgaGAATGgataattattagtttattttggttttattatattgtaaaaagttgaattttgaaaatttgtcttaaattcacttttaatataaatttcatgatttttttttttattttgaatgaaaaatctgtataaatttatagaattttaaTCTATAGAGTCTATGACATAAAAGTAGTGGCTGCATgggaaaaactaaaattttgtaTAGTTATTTTAGAATAGTTCCTCATTTAAATTAGTGATTTTGTATGTTGTTGGTTTTGCTTTTGAgtaacaatttattaaaaaaaaaaaaaattaaatctaatttttttcggaaagcaaaagaaaaattgatcaaagaacatatttcaattatattagGTTTTTTcctaaattacaattttattgatttctacTAAGTTTATTTCTCactcaaattaaataaaattacataattggattagtttttaaaataagactcaacccaaaattttaaaaaatgaatatgattttattttgttttatttatgaaaaattagatttgggtattataataagtttaaaagattgaaaagaggaagaagaaaaatgtaaattttttttatcttaataagagtttaaaaaaattcaccttttgtattaaaacaaaattatttacaaaaaaaagtgataaaaaaaaaattagaagtacAATTTAGATGAATTCAATCCAACCAAGcccaattccatttttttttttcctaattcgacaatgaaaaaaaagttttcgATTGGGCTTGGTTAGAATTATGTTTGGCTGAGCTTTAGGCTTAGGCTATTCAACTATCTCGAAGCATGTTTTTCTCAAAGCGGGGGCTTGTGGAATTGATTAatcttcaaagaaaaaaattcagtCTTTCTACTCAGAAATTCAATCCTGGACGAAGTCCCAGATCATCTGGGCGAAATTTGTGATAGCTGATGGTTGAGCCATGAAATACCCAACAGTACTGAGAACATGGGAGATGGGAAATTTCCAATACTAATTCCGAAGTGTTTACCTTTTCAAATCAACTGAATGTGCGTAGACCAGTGAGAAATGGATGAAATCAAATCGTTCCCatggaaaattttattctatttattccTACCTTGGGAAAAAGGGGTGAGCATAGAGTGGGGAAATCATCATAGAAAACATCCAATAATTCTTCACTCTTCGATCAAAACCCAAAAGGGAAGAAATGATTGCAGGGTTGGCTCTTGTGCTGATCAGCTCCTTACCTGGGCTACTACAAGCATCACCCCCTCCTGAATATCTGGTGAAGCCCACTTGTACCGACTTCAACTGCGGGAATTTCACCATTCCCTACCCGTTTGGTATGGGAGAGGCCTGTTATGCCAATAGCTGGTACTCCATCAACTGCAACCATTCAAAACCCTTCTTAAACCATACCCGCCTCAATCTGGAAGTGTTGAATATATCACTGGACTACCAAACGGTGACGGTTAACAGTCCCATATCTTCGTTGTGTAAAGATACAAAGGAGGTGATGACTGAAACGAAGGCAAGCATCGACTTGAACCAAAGTCCCTTTTCGTTCTCAAGGCTAGACAACATATTCATGGTGTTGGGTCGTTGCGGCGGTGCACGCCTCATGGACAAATCCAATGAAGCCATGGCATTGGCAAGTTGTGAAGCGATATGCGAGAGTGGTTCTGTTGATACTAAAAATTGCTACGGCATCAACTGTTGCCAGACCACAATTCCACACGCAAATAATTACTTTCGTAACAACTACAGTGTGAATCTTACGACAGAGAGTAAAGAAACGGGTTGTGTGACACATGCTCTCATGGTGGACGGAGACTGGTTTTCTCGCAACTTTTCGAGTCAAGATGTTATAAAAATGGGATATGCTCCATTGGTACTGGCGTGGACGATAGAAGAGAATGACGGGTACGCCAGCTCTCGCTGCAACCGCTCTCTACACTATGACCTTGATACGGGAACTTATTCTCGGGATCCTTGTACCTGCGGATCGAAGACAGAAGGCAACCCTCACCTCAAAAATGGATGTCAAGGTACGCTTCTTTCTTAATGTTGCGCTTCGATCTTGTATAAGCTCATAGAGCAACAATCGAAAAAAAGACAATATCCTTACCAGTCTGGTTCCATGTTGCTCCTTGGGAAGGATATGTTCGTGTTTTGTGTTTtgtgttttgtgttttttattttttatttttatttttatctttttagtggAAAAGTTGGAAATGAATAAAGTAAAAATCAAAGtaaatttctcaaaaaacagttttggaaacatttttttaaaataatttaatttatattattttgaaataaatgttTGGAAATCAGAATGTTTTCAACTAGATTTCCatgttttttaatactttttaaaataaccttTATCCGTAATTATCTACTTTCAATccttcttcatatttatatcattattttttaaaaaaattaatcgattaaaaacaataaaataatctcaaatttataaattccACTCTCCACTGTTTGAATTAACATTTCCATTATTTGCGagaaataagttatttttacaacaaaaaaaaatgagggtatttttataaaaaaagaaaaaaaaagaaaagagtattTTTAGGCCAAGTATGGAAGGTTAgacttatttcatattttttaattaaataatcttcttttaaaatagttatgagaaacaactataatattttacaaaaaaaacatatgttattttcaaaataaattcctaaaaaaccattttttttgtcaacAAAATTAGCAaacttgttttcaatttttgaaaattcttttatgattttaagataaaaaaaaaaaaaaaaactatttttaaaaatgattaccAAACAGACCTAACATTTATGTATATATGTTTTTGTTATtcctataaaaattaagaaacctatatatataaataaaaacttattttacttatgtTAACACTTTTATACAAAAGaaggtttaaaatatataaatttataattaattataatcatatttaattctCTTTCATGATGGAGTAAAATCAAATGAGAAATttcttggcatttttttttccgttccaaatcaaacatagccttattttttttttcttcatttctcagtttttgtttgtaatttttagCGTTTAGCAATTATTAGTTGGATTTACATTTTTACGGTATctacatttttcttgttttagttgttaGAGAATGCGCCAACTGCCAGTGGGGATGTGATAGCCGTTACAATGACAACACCGAGAAAGATGAGTTCCATTGCAGCACAAAGAACAAATCAAAAGCTTTAATTCTAGGTAATACCCCGTTTAATTTCATGTTTATCTAATTTTTAGTAATGTCTccttactttatttttctttctttcttttcttttttacttttcctattCATTATTAAttgtaacatatatatatatatatatatatatcatctatgcgcttttattgattttttttaattaatgtaaGATAATAGgatgacttttttttaattatcttcaaACATGCAGGCTTCAGTATTAGTGGGGGATCATTGTTGCTACTCATTTTCACTTTCGGGTTATATAAGATAGTGAGAAAACAATTGGATATTAGAGTCAAAAGGCGATTCTTCAAACGGAATGGTGGGGAGTGGTAGTATGGCCCTAAGGGTAGGATGGTTTGGGCCGACTTGTAAATAGGCCATATGCTTGGCTCTTTTTCACAATCACAATCAAACaagagattttaaaatttttgttgaaaaatattttttgaagataaattaaaaagtgactttcacaaaatattaaactgttaaaatttgtttagttaaataaatttttaaaaattacaaataacaaaaataaaaaactattcaaCTTTTTTCGAAATTagtctttaaatatttttactatgtttttcaaaattttctccattttttcccATTAATTACTTTAACAAAATAATGATTGGATCATGGAAAATATCCATATCTCAAGGAAATTTTGCAACATGtaatttgaaatattagttATTGAAGTTTTTGTTGTAACTTATTAGTTGATTAAGTTTTCATGAAGCTTATGTCTTATAAAAACGTAGAACTTTTTCGACCCTTGGAAAAGAATTTTCAATGTCGTGATGCAAAACATTGATAACGTGTGCAATGTCTCTCTTGACGCCACCATAGTTGATATTTTTGAACGTTAAATTAGAGTTGTTGATTCATATTGGCAAGTTTTGTTCATATTGCCTTAAAATTCAAACTCTCGAAATAAAATAGGTCAATCTAAATATGACATGAGTAATAATTAGGTTAACaatataaacttaaatattacataattattaaacagTTATAACATTGTgtaacttattttataattaggtcaaattaagtcttatttaaattaatatgattaCCCTTGTAACTTGATATATTTACCacttaattaacttatttattcaaaataaaatttttaatgagtTAAATAGactataattataataaagttAATCAACATAAATAGGTCAATTTGAGATGAATTCAAGTTATAtagattaacaaaaaaaataaaaataaatccatatttttattaaacaaaaaaaattgatacaaaTTTGATTAAAACACAATTATATTCCATCTAAACCTATGAAAAATCTATTAGATTCAAATTGTGTTAACTATTTTGATCAAACTTTACCAACCTTGATATTAATGTGAATCATAACTTTTACTAAAAAAGATAATTTCATTATCAACAATGAAAATAGTAGTAAATAGGCTATAAATTGAtgccaatttatttattattatttttttcatatgggGCAATCTTTTAAGCACCTTAAGAAGATGTCAACAAAAAGCCTAAGAGCATCTAACAAAGATATATATCCTAATTCCTATTTAAGTCAAacttatattcaaataatttaagaattgcATTATTATTAATAGGCTCAATATAATTATTCCCTTCTACTAAATCTTAAACATTTTATTTCCTGGAGATCCATTGGACTGCAAATTAGAATTTATGGTTTCATCCAAACAATTGGACAGGCCATATATCATGTCACCAAACATTTTTCAATGAGTTGTCAATAGGTTATATATACTCATGTTTTAGGATACAATTATATGGTTAGGATTAAATTAAGGTATAATTGAATAATACTTGTAAGCAAAAATCCTTCACAAAAAACAACTGGTCTATAGACTCTTCTTGTGACATACCGATGATTAATATATTTGTGACATAAAAGTAGTGACTGCATGGTGGcaaaaaatttggttttgatttgaaattttgtatattCATTTTAGAATAGTTCCTCATTTAAATTTGTGATTTTATTATACTTGTCaatttaaattacatatttagatatgaatatgaataaattttttaatatttatgtttttttatattcaattaatatataaatgagatatcttaagaaaattatcataatagtttttatatttttagtgattaattaaatgaaatttaaaaataagataattaaaattaatttatttattaaaatattctttgcttttatgatgcattttaggtttttttttttgggtgcaCTAAGTATAATAAAAGGGCAGGTTTGCCCAGTGGTGAACCAAGGTTACTTTTGGACGTTTTGTCTTGACCAGTCTCAACGCCTACCACAAGCCaagttttgagatttttgagggTTTGATCGTGCTTTGTTCGAGCCAACCCGCATTGACCAGATGTTgatcaaattgaaaatttgggaaaaatcgaaaaaaatatggcaaaaatatgataaatgtgATATTTCCGTCCTTAGAGTGAACGAAACCCATCAATGCTTACAGTTGGTAGATGAACGAAACTCATCAATGTTTACAGCTGGTACATGAATAGATTGAAGAGAACACAACTACCATACGTGAACACAACTAccatcataaataataaataataaataataatagttggGGAATGTACTATTCATAGGTTccatgaattaaattattgtatAAAATGTCTCATAAGAAAAATGCTGCTTGGCTTactatttatacatttttttaattaattaagttgtATAAATAATTAAGAGTCCAGTAggatagattttttattttatatttttaaaaataaaaataaaaaataacattaacttctatataaaatataaaaagtctTATGATCTTATATGAAAAATGCagtgatttatttaaattgattaaaaaattgagagattaaaaaaattttattacctcaaattttaatatatatttttagaaaaatagaaacataaggtaaattcatactttttatataacagtttctattttcaaaaacaaaaaaaaaatgaaaatatatctaaatgaagtttaaattcttaaattaaatataataaataatgacattttacttaaaccaataattaaaagtgataataaaaaacttataaataaaaattatacttaaTAAAGAGATTTAAGAGTAATTAATTCcaaagaaatttgaaacaaaGACCAAGTCATGTCATTCGTGGGGATCCGACACATGTTTAGTGTGTGGCTCAAGTTTGTCCAAGTGctgtcaaataataaatatattatcaacTTAACAATCGAAATAATTGCTTGGGCTTTGACCATTTAAAAGTCTTTGCCCAGCATGAAGTCTAAATTTGTCCACGTACTgtcaaacaagaaatttattgTCGACTCAACAACTCTCTGACTACaaaaaacaatggaaataaTTGTCCTTGGCCCATTTTTAGAGTCTTTGGCCAGCGTCAAGTCAACTCGAAAAGAGTGTAATCGTGTTCCTATATTTGCTTctcaaaaatatgaaagaaaaaaaaattacaatgaaataattttttcatattttattatactatataaaaatatatataataattatatttttatcatatccaataataatattatatacatcaataaaaaatataaattttataaatatgcattaattattaaattaaattaaatattattaaataataatatatctaactttaaaatataattaatattaaaattatgatttatttaatttaattatatttaatgatatcaaataaatgataatatatgtatatatatttttaatatttatgttgtttttgtatttaattaatataacaaaattatcattatagtttttatatttttaatgatgaattaaatgaaatttaaaaaaatatagttggaattattttttattaaaatatttttttaatattttgtttttatgatgggttttagttttttttttttttttttgtgtgtacT is part of the Vitis riparia cultivar Riparia Gloire de Montpellier isolate 1030 chromosome 17, EGFV_Vit.rip_1.0, whole genome shotgun sequence genome and harbors:
- the LOC117904153 gene encoding wall-associated receptor kinase-like 6, with product MIAGLALVLISSLPGLLQASPPPEYLVKPTCTDFNCGNFTIPYPFGMGEACYANSWYSINCNHSKPFLNHTRLNLEVLNISLDYQTVTVNSPISSLCKDTKEVMTETKASIDLNQSPFSFSRLDNIFMVLGRCGGARLMDKSNEAMALASCEAICESGSVDTKNCYGINCCQTTIPHANNYFRNNYSVNLTTESKETGCVTHALMVDGDWFSRNFSSQDVIKMGYAPLVLAWTIEENDGYASSRCNRSLHYDLDTGTYSRDPCTCGSKTEGNPHLKNGCQGTLLS